DNA from Triticum aestivum cultivar Chinese Spring chromosome 7D, IWGSC CS RefSeq v2.1, whole genome shotgun sequence:
ATCCAGGTTTTGTTGCTCGTCTTTGTGTGTATACAAACCCATCGGACGGATGCAACAACTTGAGAGTCCATGGGATCAACGGCTCGGCTTGCCTCACGCCAattctgcatgcatgcatgcacggggGTGCTCCTCTGACTTTTGTGATACACCGGGGTCTTGCGACGGCGTGGTGTGTTCTTGCCCGCTGGTTGTTGCCTTAGAATTGTTCCTCTTTGCACCTTGTATCCCTTTTTCCGCTTTCTCCATTGATGTATGTTGCTTCcatgtaatcctggccggttgatggttttgttaattcaaagccgggttaGGTTTGAGCTCTTCTCGGGCTCGGccggccttttctctaaaaaaaatacACCGGGGTCCTGCTGCCTACCTATGTGCCAGAGTCGAACACGTTACATACATCTTTATGCTTTTGTGATACACCATGCTCCTGCTCTGTACCCTATCTAAATCTCTGCTAATTCTGCATTTCATGAATTATGCAACGTGGGTGTGAAGTTCGTGTCTGCAGGCATGTAGAATTGGTGCGAGATGAGCTGCTGATTACTTTTTGACCGACCTCATGCCATATCCCGTAGACACGAGGTGCCCGTACATCACCTGGTTCCACGCGTCCGGCACACCTGGCAGGCACCAGTGGCTGCAATCCTCTGGGGCATCCGGCGGCGTCCCGGGCTCTCGGTGTCGCGACGGATGACCGTCCCTTCTCAGCCCTGTCATGTGCGTTATGTTCAAGAACACCACCCTATTGTTCATCTGTTGTCTACTCGTGCGTCGTGCCGTGCTCGAGATCATCGTGTTGATCCATGAATACTCTTGGTCGCTCTCGCCAGTGGTCATCACCAGCGGGTCCTGTTGGTCCGCGCATGAGCCCCCAGTGTCCCACGTTCCGTTGTCGTAGTGTGATGGAGAATAGCTCCTGAAGAAGAGGTAGCCGCTCGTGGAGAGTCGTGGACTTCTTAGCGCCCAATCTTTCACCGTCTGCAGGGATAACCGGAACGCTTCCTTGATGTCCATTGTCATGTTGAACCGATCTCCCACCATGAAATAATTTCCTCTGAAAGTATGGATCAATGCAGCTCTAGTCAATTAATCACGGTCATAGCAATGCAATGCGGTAGCTAGCATCCTGATTAGTTAACTAATCACGTACGATTTGATGGTCTTGTGTTCATTCCACCAGTGACCCGTGTTGAGCACGAGCACATCGGCACCGGCCCAGCGTGTGGCGTGGCGTGGCAGCACGTCGAGCCGGATGGCGCCCCTGGTAATGCTTGCACCTTTGTTGCTTGCCACTGGCAGGATGCGGTCGACCATGACGAGCATCGGCGCGCGGTAGTACTCCACAGAGAGGTTGTAGTCCAGGAAGATCATGGAGAGGTAGCCCTTGTGCCGGCTAAGGGGCTTCCCGGACTGCTCGTATATCCTCGAACCATTCGGCACCGCGCTGGCGAGCATGCACAGCATGGACTCCCACTGGTTACGGCCGATGGAGTCGCCAGCGAACACGATTCGGCCGTTCCGGCTCCTCTCCAACATATCCGTCGCATTAAACCTATTGAATTTGAACGTACTTAGAAAGGTGACAGAGACAAGACAAAATATTTTGCTCTCTAATGAGAGATGTCAATGGCGATGGCTACCTACTTCGGAAGGTGGCAGCTGCCGCGGGGTTGCCAGCGCCATTGCTGGAAGGACGAGTCGTTCCTGCCGTTGCGCTCGCAGCGGAAGCCGGGATCGAGGAACGGGCAGTCTTCCCCGTAGAGCGTCGCGGTAGTGGCGTCCTTCACCCATTTCCCGTCGGAGTAGTCGCAACCACCGGAGGCGTGAGCCGTAATGCCCCCGCCATCATTGTCGATCAGAAGTGGCCGTGGCCGAGCCCGGAAGAATGATTTCTGCGGCTGTGGCACCAGCGTGAGGACGACGGAGAGCACGAAGAGAACCAGCAAGACGGACACCGGAGCGTGTTTAGCTTGCATGGATGGATCTCTGACTAGTACTTGAGTTGTGATGGCGACCATTAACAGGCTGAGAGGAGAATAAGGAGCCGAGAGTGGCGTGGAGTTGCAACAAGAGTGAGGGAGCGAGTGGCTAAATTTAGACATAATGACTGTATGAATGATGAACAAATAGGAACTAGTCGTCTACACATCGGAAGCGCCATTCAGAAGCACTCGTTTTCTTTCCAACAGAAATCAGTGGCACAGACAGTGCAGCTGGAATTCTGCATGTCGAGCCAACAAAAGGTGAAGGGAACTTGAAACAAGTTTTTTTTTTTCTTAGACATTTCAGGATACATGACGCAATCTGTTTCAACCATATGGCTGTAATAATGGGCCAATGTCCCCATTCTATGCTGCGACGAGTGGCAAGAGCCAACAGATGCTACTAAGTGTCCTAAAATCATTCTAGTGAGCGCAACTAAAAACCTGAACTAAACTATAGTGCTCTCTCCTATAGTGCATATAAGATTTTTCCAAAGTGAAACTTTGCACACTTTGACCAAATTTGTACAGAAcgatatgaacatttacaatactaTTAAATATACATCATATGAATATATATTTCATGATAAATCTAACGGTAAAGATTGGGTATTATAAATGTTGATAAATATCTCTATAAACTTAGTCGAATTAACTTTAAACAAATCCTATATGCACTCTAATTTGGCAGCGGGACTATATGCATCAAAAGGGCACCAAGAGTTCGTACAAAGGACCATTTTTTTATATACTAAAAGGTATGACAACATAGAATTTCTCCCAAAATTAAATGACAATGGCAGTTAAGAAACTCCCCCGGACATAACAAAAAGATGCATTCATGCAGAAGCACGGGACTACAAATGTGAAGTTTTCTTTTTTGAAGATTCCATTCATGGTCTACTATCCACCGTAGCAAAGGCCATCAACTAGTCCAGATAAGAAAATACCTACTATTCTATATAGATATGGATACTAGCTAGCAAGCATGGGTCATCAAGGATATGGGAACACCAAGGAACAAAGTCATATTGAATATCTGATAAGTTCTATAGCACAAGAGTTATGTAGATAACCAGCAAAATGGAGGCTAAAAATGCACGACACACTATTAAAATTTAGCGTAAGCAAAATAGTTTCAATGATATACATTACTAATGTGTAATAAATAACTAATAATGACCATTTAGCAATATTGTTATGTGGTTAACTATGCTATCTA
Protein-coding regions in this window:
- the LOC123169040 gene encoding protein trichome birefringence-like 8, yielding MVAITTQVLVRDPSMQAKHAPVSVLLVLFVLSVVLTLVPQPQKSFFRARPRPLLIDNDGGGITAHASGGCDYSDGKWVKDATTATLYGEDCPFLDPGFRCERNGRNDSSFQQWRWQPRGSCHLPKFNATDMLERSRNGRIVFAGDSIGRNQWESMLCMLASAVPNGSRIYEQSGKPLSRHKGYLSMIFLDYNLSVEYYRAPMLVMVDRILPVASNKGASITRGAIRLDVLPRHATRWAGADVLVLNTGHWWNEHKTIKSGNYFMVGDRFNMTMDIKEAFRLSLQTVKDWALRSPRLSTSGYLFFRSYSPSHYDNGTWDTGGSCADQQDPLVMTTGESDQEYSWINTMISSTARRTSRQQMNNRVVFLNITHMTGLRRDGHPSRHREPGTPPDAPEDCSHWCLPGVPDAWNQVMYGHLVSTGYGMRSVKK